Proteins encoded within one genomic window of Vicinamibacterales bacterium:
- the ppc gene encoding phosphoenolpyruvate carboxylase yields MSPADPHQRLREDVSMLGGMLGDTIRAREGDALFETVERIRRAAKAARQEAAQDVGRLEKPLRDLPLEMAVPVARAFAHFLALANIAEQHHRVRRRRDYQREDASRGQRGSCQQIFPKILEAGASPEDLHAAAGRMQIALVVTAHPTTITRRTLAAAHARVAAALERHDRGDLSAFEREEVEAGLRREILAMWGTEDVRRQKPRPLDEVRSGLYIFEQTLWDALPRCLRAMDRALLEATGARLPLAAAPIVFGSWIGGDRDGNPAITAEVTREACAAARALAASLYARELDALAGELPITAATAELRDATGGAREPYRAVMRHLARRLREPDHHVGARELRDALELCHRSLIETGQPLLADGRLTDVLRRIAAFGTSLVRLDIRQHAERHAQVLDALTGRLGLGRYTEWSEDARQQFLRHAMRERTPVPRDLDAGPDVDEALATFRAIAEIPRDSLGAYVISMARTPSDVLAVEYLQQAHGSSLRVVPLFEEVATLEQAGETMRALWTPRTGAASEPRSLRVGGISAGDGAAGSGGVQPPSEVMIGYSDSAKDGGRLAANWHLYKAQEAVVAAARDAGVELTLFHGRGGSIGRGGGPIPLAMRSQPPGSINGRLRVTVQGEMIEEQFGLPEIALRTLEVYVTSVLRASLEAPAAVPEAWRGAMERLAGDAHAVYRRTVYDDPRFLAYFHSATPEQEIARAPIGSRPARRGSRGGVESLRAIPWVFAWTQTRLLLPSWLGTGEALDAAAARGEQDLVRRMAREWPFFNATLRLIEMALAEAEPGIADAYDRALVPPELRDVGTDLRARLMRAREAVLDALGARVLLEDNPVLRRSIDVRNPYVDPINFVQIALLTHLRGGRGVDDNLWRAFLVTVNGIAAGMRNVG; encoded by the coding sequence GTGAGTCCCGCCGATCCTCACCAGCGGCTGCGCGAAGACGTGTCGATGCTCGGCGGCATGCTCGGCGACACGATCCGGGCGCGCGAGGGGGACGCGCTGTTCGAGACGGTGGAGCGGATCCGGCGGGCCGCCAAGGCGGCGCGTCAGGAGGCCGCGCAGGACGTCGGGCGGCTCGAGAAGCCGCTGCGCGACCTGCCGCTCGAGATGGCGGTGCCGGTGGCGCGCGCCTTCGCGCACTTCCTGGCGCTCGCCAACATCGCCGAGCAGCACCACCGCGTGCGGCGGCGGCGCGACTATCAGCGCGAGGACGCGTCGCGGGGCCAGCGCGGATCCTGTCAGCAGATCTTTCCGAAGATCCTCGAGGCAGGCGCGTCGCCCGAGGATCTGCACGCCGCCGCGGGCCGGATGCAGATCGCGCTGGTCGTCACCGCGCATCCGACGACGATCACCCGCCGCACGCTCGCCGCCGCCCACGCCCGCGTCGCGGCGGCGCTCGAGCGCCACGATCGCGGCGACCTCAGCGCGTTCGAGCGCGAGGAGGTCGAAGCCGGGCTTCGCCGCGAGATTCTCGCGATGTGGGGCACGGAGGACGTGCGGCGTCAGAAGCCGCGGCCGCTCGACGAAGTCCGCAGCGGCCTCTACATCTTCGAGCAGACGCTGTGGGACGCGCTGCCGCGCTGCCTCCGCGCCATGGACCGCGCCCTCCTCGAAGCGACCGGCGCGCGCCTGCCGCTGGCCGCCGCGCCGATCGTGTTCGGCTCGTGGATCGGCGGCGATCGCGACGGCAACCCGGCGATCACCGCCGAGGTCACGCGCGAGGCCTGCGCCGCCGCGCGCGCGCTCGCCGCGTCGCTCTACGCGCGGGAACTCGACGCGCTGGCCGGCGAGCTGCCGATCACGGCGGCGACCGCCGAGCTGCGCGACGCGACCGGCGGCGCCCGCGAACCGTACCGCGCGGTCATGCGCCACCTGGCGCGCCGGCTGCGCGAACCCGATCATCACGTTGGCGCCCGCGAGCTGCGCGACGCGCTGGAGCTCTGCCACCGGTCGCTCATCGAGACCGGGCAGCCCCTGCTCGCCGACGGGCGTCTCACCGACGTGCTCCGCCGGATCGCCGCCTTCGGCACCTCGCTCGTCCGCCTCGACATCCGCCAGCACGCGGAACGCCACGCGCAGGTACTGGACGCGCTAACCGGCCGCCTCGGGCTTGGACGCTACACCGAATGGAGCGAGGACGCGCGGCAGCAGTTCCTCCGCCACGCGATGCGTGAGCGCACGCCGGTGCCCCGCGATCTCGACGCCGGCCCCGACGTCGACGAGGCGCTCGCCACCTTCCGCGCGATCGCCGAAATCCCGCGCGACTCGCTGGGTGCCTACGTCATTTCGATGGCCCGGACGCCGTCCGACGTACTGGCCGTCGAGTACCTGCAGCAGGCCCACGGCTCGTCCTTGCGCGTCGTCCCGCTCTTCGAGGAAGTCGCGACGCTCGAGCAGGCCGGTGAGACGATGCGGGCCCTCTGGACGCCGCGAACCGGCGCCGCGAGCGAGCCACGATCGCTGCGCGTCGGCGGGATCTCCGCCGGCGACGGTGCGGCGGGGTCCGGCGGGGTGCAGCCCCCCAGCGAGGTGATGATCGGGTACTCCGACTCCGCCAAGGACGGCGGGCGGCTCGCCGCGAACTGGCATCTGTACAAGGCGCAGGAGGCGGTGGTCGCCGCGGCGCGCGACGCGGGTGTCGAGCTGACGCTGTTCCACGGTCGCGGCGGCAGCATCGGCCGCGGCGGCGGACCGATCCCGCTGGCGATGCGATCGCAGCCGCCGGGATCGATCAACGGGCGGCTGCGGGTGACCGTGCAGGGGGAGATGATCGAGGAACAGTTCGGGCTGCCGGAGATCGCGCTGCGCACGCTCGAGGTCTACGTGACCTCGGTGCTGCGCGCCTCGCTCGAAGCGCCGGCAGCCGTCCCCGAAGCATGGCGGGGCGCGATGGAACGGCTGGCGGGCGACGCGCACGCCGTCTACCGGCGCACCGTCTACGACGACCCGCGATTTCTCGCCTACTTTCACAGCGCCACGCCGGAGCAGGAGATCGCGCGCGCGCCGATCGGCAGCCGGCCGGCCCGGCGCGGCAGCCGCGGCGGCGTCGAATCGCTGCGCGCCATTCCGTGGGTCTTCGCCTGGACGCAGACGCGGCTGCTGCTGCCGTCGTGGCTCGGCACCGGCGAGGCGCTCGACGCCGCCGCGGCGCGCGGCGAACAGGATCTGGTGCGGCGGATGGCGCGCGAGTGGCCGTTCTTCAACGCCACGCTGCGCCTGATCGAGATGGCGCTCGCCGAGGCGGAGCCGGGGATCGCCGACGCCTACGATCGCGCGCTGGTGCCGCCGGAGCTGCGCGACGTCGGCACCGACCTGCGCGCCCGGCTCATGCGGGCCCGGGAGGCGGTCCTCGACGCGCTCGGGGCGCGCGTGCTGCTCGAAGACAATCCGGTGCTGCGCCGGTCGATCGACGTCCGCAACCCCTACGTCGATCCGATCAACTTCGTCCAGATCGCGCTCCTCACGCACCTGCGCGGCGGCCGCGGCGTCGACGACAACCTGTGGCGGGCTTTTCTGGTGACGGTCAACGGCATCGCCGCCGGCATGCGAAACGTCGGATAG
- a CDS encoding alpha/beta fold hydrolase: MDRSGLTWRRAIAGVLTLVVVAYAATIGWLIANETRLVFRADAPFDARRPAQPYEQLEEPPAATGGRPTGRAWLMPAVSPGAAVWVVYLHGNDSTLASRMNVLHYERLRALGVNVLAPEYRGFGGLAGTPTEPGLAEDAAHWYDYLRTRRHVDPQHIVIYGWSLGSAVAVTLASHVDAAAVVLEGAPASIVAIGQQRYPMFPVRLIIRNPFESILRVGAIHAPILFLHSPEDVVVPIGEARRLFAAAPQPKQFVEVAGGHIYASEKDPRFFPAVASFLHSRRLLP, encoded by the coding sequence ATGGACCGCTCAGGGCTGACGTGGAGACGCGCGATCGCAGGCGTGCTGACGCTGGTGGTCGTCGCCTACGCCGCCACGATCGGCTGGCTGATCGCCAACGAGACGCGGCTCGTGTTCCGCGCCGATGCGCCGTTCGACGCGCGGCGGCCGGCGCAGCCCTACGAACAGCTCGAGGAGCCGCCGGCAGCCACCGGCGGCCGGCCCACCGGCAGGGCGTGGCTGATGCCGGCGGTGTCGCCCGGCGCCGCGGTGTGGGTGGTCTATCTGCACGGCAACGACAGCACCCTCGCCAGCCGTATGAACGTGCTGCACTACGAGCGGTTGCGCGCCCTCGGCGTCAACGTGCTGGCGCCCGAGTATCGCGGCTTCGGCGGCCTCGCCGGCACGCCGACCGAGCCGGGGCTCGCCGAAGACGCCGCGCACTGGTACGACTACCTGCGCACCCGCCGGCACGTCGATCCGCAGCACATCGTGATCTACGGCTGGTCGCTCGGCTCGGCGGTCGCGGTCACGCTGGCGTCGCATGTCGACGCCGCCGCGGTGGTCCTCGAGGGAGCGCCCGCCTCGATCGTCGCCATCGGCCAGCAGCGGTACCCGATGTTTCCTGTACGGTTGATCATCCGGAATCCCTTCGAGTCGATCCTGCGGGTCGGCGCCATTCACGCGCCGATCCTGTTCCTGCACAGTCCCGAAGACGTCGTGGTGCCGATCGGCGAGGCCCGCCGGCTGTTCGCGGCGGCGCCGCAGCCGAAGCAGTTCGTGGAAGTGGCGGGCGGCCACATCTACGCCAGCGAGAAGGACCCGCGCTTCTTCCCCGCCGTCGCCTCGTTCCTCCACAGCCGGCGCCTCCTGCCGTGA
- a CDS encoding PDZ domain-containing protein, protein MKNSSLAAVCAAGTLIVSALSSRPAANGAPTKLLRMPTVSATQIAFAYANNIWTVDRAGGAARRLTSFQGQTTNPHFSPDGRWIAFSGEYAGNVDVYVVAADGGEPKRLTWHPGADAVQGWTPDGKSIVFASSRATAAPTGAPRFWTVPADGGIEEPMALPRGYQGKISSDGTHIAYRMNNSWDEERRNYRGGQNRPIWIVDLKTYELVSPPWTNSKDIDPVWVGDAVYFLSDRDGVSNVWSFDTRAKTLAQATKFTDFDVKTLDASGSTVVFEQAGQIHELDAKSGKEKIVPITAAGDFPWMMPRWEDVTARMTSIALSPTGKRIVVESRGEIFTIPVEKGDVRNLSHSSGSAERDPAWSPDGKYVSYFSDKSGEYKLIIEPQDGLGTPREIPLEGKFHYYTPSWSPDSKRLLYTDTNLSVWVLDVASGEGRIVGRDPWMVPQRTENPSWSPDSKYVAYAAHLNTLYKAIFISNVETGESKQVTDGLADATWPVWDASGKYVWFLASTDFGLRSQWLDMTSYDHNENFGLYLAVLKKGEPSPLLPESDEDTGVTFAPGRGTPEAPGGRGRGGRGAAADQAGDSAPRGDAAASQEQPDRAPRVPVTVQIDFDGLSQRIVAIPNVPVRDYDKLLPGVAGTVFYEQAAAAGEDDGGGRGGAAGGNAVIRYRLSDRRAATFVTSAADYAVSADGRKLLYRTGGGGRGGGRGPAGGATGPGLFLVDADRNPPAAGQGRVNATLRMYLEPKDEFRQIFDEGWRNQRDYLYVPNMHGTDWAKDREMYGQFLPYVNHRADLNYLLDMMGAEISIGHSYVRGGDMPDVPPSIGGLLGADFTVDSGRYKIARIYDTESWNPDLRAPLAAPGVDVKVGDFVVAVNGIELKAPDNIYRLLDGTANRQTVLAINSRPAMEGARQVTVIPVANEQTLRTRAWVEANRRLVDKLSNGQLAYVYLPNTGQPGYTSMNRYYFSQQDKKGAIVDERYNGGGSAADYIIDVLQRDFDGYFNNVAGDRVPFTSPAAGIWGPKVMIINEMAGSGGDLMPYMFRHRKVGLLVGKRTWGGLVHTADTPTFIDGGSMIAPRGGFFDRDGKWAVENEGVAPDVDVENWPKDVIAGHDPQLERAVQEGLRMLKEKPVERLMKEPAPPTPGKRKVGG, encoded by the coding sequence ATGAAGAACTCGTCGCTCGCCGCGGTGTGCGCCGCGGGCACGCTGATCGTGTCCGCACTGAGCAGCCGGCCGGCGGCCAACGGCGCGCCGACCAAGCTGCTGCGGATGCCGACGGTCAGCGCGACGCAGATCGCCTTCGCCTACGCCAACAACATCTGGACAGTGGATCGGGCTGGCGGCGCCGCGCGCCGCCTGACCAGCTTCCAGGGGCAGACCACCAACCCGCACTTCTCGCCAGACGGCCGCTGGATCGCCTTCAGCGGCGAGTACGCCGGCAACGTCGACGTCTACGTCGTCGCGGCCGACGGCGGCGAGCCGAAGCGGCTGACCTGGCACCCGGGCGCCGACGCGGTGCAGGGCTGGACGCCAGACGGGAAATCGATCGTCTTCGCGTCGAGCCGTGCCACTGCCGCGCCGACCGGCGCACCGCGCTTCTGGACGGTGCCGGCCGACGGCGGCATTGAGGAGCCGATGGCGCTGCCGCGCGGCTACCAGGGAAAGATCTCGTCCGACGGCACGCACATCGCGTATCGCATGAACAACTCCTGGGACGAGGAGCGCCGCAACTACCGCGGCGGCCAGAACCGGCCGATCTGGATCGTCGACCTCAAGACCTACGAGCTCGTCTCGCCGCCGTGGACCAACTCGAAGGACATCGACCCGGTCTGGGTCGGCGACGCCGTCTACTTCCTCTCGGATCGCGACGGCGTGTCGAACGTGTGGAGCTTCGACACCAGGGCGAAGACGCTCGCGCAGGCGACGAAGTTCACCGACTTCGACGTCAAGACGCTGGATGCGAGCGGCAGCACCGTGGTCTTCGAGCAGGCGGGGCAGATCCACGAACTGGACGCGAAGAGCGGCAAGGAGAAGATCGTCCCGATTACCGCCGCCGGAGATTTTCCGTGGATGATGCCGCGTTGGGAGGACGTGACGGCGCGGATGACCAGCATCGCGCTGTCGCCGACCGGCAAGCGGATCGTCGTCGAATCGCGCGGCGAGATTTTCACGATCCCCGTCGAAAAAGGGGACGTCCGCAACCTGTCGCACTCGAGCGGATCGGCCGAGCGCGATCCGGCCTGGTCGCCCGACGGCAAGTACGTGTCGTACTTCAGCGACAAGTCCGGCGAGTACAAGCTGATCATCGAGCCGCAGGACGGCCTCGGCACGCCGCGCGAGATTCCGCTCGAAGGGAAATTTCACTACTACACGCCGTCGTGGTCGCCCGACTCGAAGCGCCTGCTCTATACCGACACCAACCTGAGCGTGTGGGTGCTCGACGTCGCCAGCGGCGAGGGACGGATCGTCGGCCGCGATCCGTGGATGGTGCCGCAGCGCACCGAGAATCCCTCGTGGAGTCCCGACTCCAAGTACGTCGCCTATGCGGCCCACCTCAACACGCTCTACAAGGCGATCTTCATCAGCAACGTCGAGACGGGTGAATCGAAGCAGGTGACCGACGGCCTGGCGGACGCGACCTGGCCAGTCTGGGACGCGAGCGGCAAGTACGTGTGGTTCCTGGCCTCGACCGACTTCGGCCTGCGGTCGCAGTGGCTCGACATGACGTCCTACGACCACAACGAGAACTTCGGGCTGTACCTCGCGGTGCTGAAGAAGGGGGAGCCGAGCCCGCTCCTGCCTGAGAGCGACGAAGACACCGGCGTCACCTTCGCGCCAGGACGCGGTACGCCTGAGGCCCCGGGCGGCCGCGGCCGTGGCGGACGCGGTGCGGCCGCGGACCAGGCGGGCGACTCCGCCCCGCGTGGCGACGCGGCGGCGTCGCAGGAGCAGCCGGACCGCGCGCCGCGCGTCCCGGTAACCGTCCAGATCGATTTCGACGGCCTGTCGCAGCGCATCGTCGCGATTCCCAACGTGCCGGTGCGCGACTACGACAAGCTGCTGCCCGGCGTTGCCGGCACCGTCTTCTACGAGCAGGCCGCGGCGGCCGGCGAAGACGATGGCGGCGGGAGAGGCGGCGCGGCGGGCGGCAACGCCGTCATCCGCTACCGCCTCAGCGATCGCCGTGCTGCGACGTTCGTCACCAGCGCGGCCGATTACGCGGTCAGCGCCGACGGGCGCAAGCTGCTGTATCGGACCGGCGGCGGCGGCCGCGGCGGCGGCCGCGGTCCGGCTGGCGGCGCCACCGGTCCGGGACTGTTTCTCGTCGACGCGGATCGCAATCCGCCGGCGGCAGGACAGGGGCGCGTCAACGCGACGCTGCGGATGTATCTCGAGCCGAAGGACGAGTTCAGGCAGATCTTCGACGAGGGTTGGCGCAACCAGCGCGACTATCTCTACGTGCCGAACATGCACGGCACCGACTGGGCGAAGGACAGGGAGATGTACGGCCAGTTCCTGCCGTACGTGAATCACCGCGCCGATCTCAACTACCTGCTCGACATGATGGGCGCCGAGATTTCGATCGGCCACTCGTACGTCCGCGGTGGCGACATGCCCGACGTGCCGCCGTCGATTGGCGGCCTGCTCGGCGCCGACTTCACCGTCGACAGCGGCCGCTACAAGATCGCGCGCATCTACGACACCGAGAGCTGGAATCCGGATCTGCGCGCGCCGCTCGCCGCGCCGGGCGTCGACGTCAAGGTCGGCGACTTCGTGGTCGCCGTCAACGGCATCGAGCTCAAGGCGCCCGACAACATCTACCGCCTGCTCGACGGCACGGCGAACCGTCAGACGGTGCTGGCGATCAACAGCCGTCCGGCGATGGAGGGGGCCAGACAGGTGACGGTGATCCCGGTCGCCAACGAGCAGACGCTGCGCACGCGCGCCTGGGTCGAGGCGAACCGGCGGCTCGTCGACAAGCTGTCGAACGGCCAGCTCGCCTACGTGTATCTGCCCAACACCGGCCAGCCCGGCTACACCAGCATGAATCGCTACTACTTCTCGCAGCAGGACAAGAAGGGAGCGATCGTCGACGAACGCTACAACGGCGGCGGCTCGGCGGCGGACTACATCATCGACGTGCTGCAGCGCGATTTCGACGGCTACTTCAACAACGTTGCCGGCGATCGCGTGCCGTTCACGAGCCCGGCGGCCGGGATCTGGGGACCCAAGGTGATGATCATCAACGAAATGGCCGGCTCCGGCGGCGACCTGATGCCCTACATGTTCCGGCACCGCAAGGTCGGCCTGCTGGTCGGCAAACGCACCTGGGGCGGCCTCGTCCATACCGCCGACACGCCGACGTTCATCGACGGCGGCTCGATGATCGCGCCGCGCGGCGGCTTCTTCGATCGCGACGGCAAGTGGGCGGTCGAAAACGAGGGCGTCGCTCCCGACGTCGACGTGGAGAACTGGCCGAAGGACGTGATCGCCGGCCACGACCCCCAGCTCGAGCGCGCCGTGCAGGAAGGGCTGCGCATGTTGAAGGAGAAGCCGGTCGAGCGATTGATGAAGGAGCCGGCGCCGCCGACGCCGGGAAAGCGCAAGGTTGGCGGCTGA
- a CDS encoding protein kinase: MAADFGLTPGTRFGAYEILAPVGAGGMGEVHRARDTRLQRDVAIKILSASFAGDPARRARFEREAQAIAALSHPNILAIYDTGLHDGQIYLVMELLHGETLRDRLRGGALPPRKAVEIGVQVARGLAAAHANGIVHRDLKPENLFLLADGQVKILDFGLASAAAGTAESATQTVRIVTDPGTVMGTVGYMAPEQIRGQTVDQRADLFALGAVLYEMLSGQRAFKRETPAETMTAILNEDPPELAATRSDLPAAVERILRHALEKNVNERFQTARDVAFALEALSGSSPGTASGVAPVAAVRRSARWPKITAAALVLVAIAGIAGYRLGHSGSTSPLVFERKTFEPLFLTNARFMPDGAIAYSAARTGTAPELFVLRQGSVVPQPLGLSDTHLLSVSSKGELAILTGAVLQKHRVFDGTLARLSVGGAPRSWIEHVNDADWSPDGSAIAVIQTLDDGPSRLEYPAGTRLYEANGYLSDIRVSPDGTRVAFFEHRFRYDDRGSVKVVDRSKKILSLTGEYWGVEGLAWTTDGSALVYGAAAGQTPAGLEIYIVPASGGGAPRIAAHTMASAEVYDVAGDGSWLIAGVEDRTSVRAKLPGEARERDLSWLDHSYGVSLSHDGRLLAFGDENWSAGPDYATSLRTTDGAPAVRLGPGNAMELSPDGKWVAAAIFSTDRLVVYPTGAGTPRTLDVKPSVFHFDGWFPDSASVLLCGGESGAKGRCYRQPIAGGAMTAIASEGSQGAVLPDGRVAIASEHGSFIQDPDGRAAPIAIKALDPGDEFVAFASDSASAFFYQRKQVPTRLYRVSLISGARTPILEIGPQDQTGVIYMLVNSVIADGKGYLYTVYRSNSTLFVLTGAR, encoded by the coding sequence TTGGCGGCTGATTTCGGCCTGACGCCCGGCACACGCTTCGGCGCCTACGAGATCCTCGCTCCCGTCGGCGCCGGCGGGATGGGCGAGGTGCATCGCGCCCGCGATACGCGCCTTCAGCGCGACGTCGCGATCAAGATCCTGTCGGCGTCCTTTGCCGGCGATCCGGCGCGTCGTGCGCGTTTCGAGCGCGAGGCTCAGGCGATCGCCGCGCTCTCGCATCCCAACATCCTGGCGATCTACGACACCGGTCTCCACGACGGTCAGATCTACCTCGTGATGGAACTGCTCCACGGCGAGACCTTGCGCGATCGGCTGCGCGGCGGGGCATTACCACCGCGGAAGGCCGTGGAGATCGGGGTGCAGGTCGCTCGGGGTCTGGCCGCCGCGCATGCCAATGGCATCGTGCACCGCGACCTCAAGCCCGAGAACCTGTTTCTCTTGGCCGACGGACAGGTCAAGATTCTCGATTTCGGTCTCGCGAGCGCGGCGGCCGGCACTGCCGAAAGCGCCACCCAGACGGTGCGCATCGTCACCGATCCCGGCACCGTCATGGGCACGGTCGGCTACATGGCGCCGGAACAGATTCGTGGACAGACGGTGGATCAGCGCGCGGATCTGTTCGCGCTGGGCGCGGTCCTCTACGAAATGCTCTCGGGCCAGCGCGCGTTCAAGCGCGAGACGCCGGCCGAGACGATGACGGCGATTCTCAACGAGGATCCGCCCGAGCTGGCCGCGACGCGAAGCGACCTGCCGGCGGCCGTCGAGCGCATCCTTCGGCACGCGCTCGAAAAAAACGTCAACGAGCGCTTTCAGACGGCCCGCGACGTCGCGTTTGCGCTCGAGGCGCTCTCCGGGTCGTCGCCGGGAACGGCGTCGGGTGTCGCGCCGGTCGCCGCCGTTCGCCGATCGGCGCGCTGGCCGAAGATTACGGCCGCCGCCCTCGTCCTCGTCGCCATCGCCGGTATCGCGGGCTATCGGCTTGGACACAGCGGCAGCACGTCGCCTCTTGTGTTCGAGCGCAAGACCTTCGAACCGCTGTTCCTGACCAACGCGCGGTTCATGCCCGACGGCGCGATCGCGTATAGCGCAGCGAGGACGGGCACCGCGCCGGAGCTGTTTGTCCTGCGCCAGGGCTCCGTCGTTCCACAACCGCTCGGCCTGAGCGATACCCACCTCCTCTCGGTGTCGAGCAAAGGCGAACTCGCCATCCTGACGGGCGCGGTGCTGCAGAAGCATCGCGTGTTCGACGGCACGCTCGCGCGTCTCTCAGTCGGCGGCGCGCCGCGGTCGTGGATCGAACACGTCAACGACGCCGACTGGTCGCCGGACGGATCGGCGATCGCCGTGATCCAGACGCTGGACGATGGGCCAAGCCGTCTGGAGTACCCGGCCGGCACGCGGCTCTACGAAGCCAACGGCTACCTCAGCGACATTCGCGTGTCGCCCGACGGCACCCGGGTCGCATTCTTCGAGCATCGTTTTCGCTACGACGACCGCGGGTCGGTCAAGGTGGTCGACAGGTCGAAGAAGATCCTGTCGCTCACCGGCGAGTACTGGGGTGTCGAGGGCCTGGCCTGGACGACTGACGGATCGGCGCTGGTCTATGGCGCCGCGGCCGGCCAGACGCCTGCGGGTCTTGAAATCTACATCGTGCCGGCCTCGGGAGGCGGTGCGCCGAGGATTGCCGCGCACACCATGGCGTCGGCCGAAGTGTACGACGTCGCGGGCGACGGAAGCTGGCTGATCGCAGGCGTCGAAGACCGCACCAGCGTGCGAGCGAAGCTGCCGGGGGAGGCACGGGAGCGCGACCTCTCGTGGCTGGACCATTCGTATGGCGTGTCGCTGTCGCACGACGGGCGTCTGCTCGCATTCGGCGACGAAAACTGGAGCGCCGGACCCGACTACGCCACGTCGCTGCGTACGACCGACGGCGCGCCGGCCGTCCGCCTCGGTCCCGGCAACGCGATGGAACTGTCACCGGACGGCAAATGGGTCGCCGCCGCCATATTCTCGACCGATCGCCTCGTGGTCTATCCGACCGGCGCCGGCACGCCCCGTACACTCGATGTCAAACCGAGCGTCTTTCACTTCGACGGCTGGTTCCCCGACAGCGCGAGCGTCCTCCTCTGCGGAGGCGAGTCCGGTGCCAAGGGCCGCTGCTATCGACAGCCGATCGCCGGCGGCGCGATGACCGCGATCGCGTCCGAGGGGAGCCAGGGCGCCGTCCTGCCCGATGGCCGGGTCGCGATAGCGAGCGAGCACGGGTCCTTCATTCAGGACCCGGACGGCCGCGCCGCGCCGATCGCGATAAAGGCTCTCGATCCTGGGGATGAGTTCGTGGCGTTCGCATCCGACAGCGCGTCGGCCTTCTTCTATCAGCGCAAACAGGTCCCGACACGGCTCTATCGGGTGAGCCTGATATCAGGCGCGCGGACGCCGATTCTGGAGATCGGCCCGCAGGACCAGACGGGCGTCATCTACATGCTCGTCAACTCAGTCATTGCCGATGGCAAGGGCTATCTCTACACGGTCTATCGCAGCAACTCGACGCTCTTCGTCCTGACGGGCGCCCGCTGA
- a CDS encoding DoxX family protein has translation MIGRVIFGGFFLYNGINHLLHADQMAGYAEAKGIPAAKLAVQGSGVLLAVGGFSLLTGYKPKLGSALITTFLAGVTPTMHAFWNVENPQARQADMINFMKNVALAGAAMIAASHPEPWPVSPAA, from the coding sequence ATGATCGGTCGAGTCATCTTCGGCGGCTTCTTTCTCTACAACGGCATCAATCACCTGCTGCACGCCGATCAGATGGCCGGCTACGCAGAGGCCAAGGGCATACCGGCCGCGAAGCTCGCGGTCCAGGGCAGCGGCGTCCTGTTGGCGGTTGGCGGCTTCAGCCTGCTGACGGGCTACAAGCCGAAGCTCGGCTCGGCATTGATTACGACGTTTCTCGCCGGCGTGACGCCGACCATGCACGCCTTCTGGAATGTGGAGAACCCGCAGGCACGCCAGGCCGACATGATCAATTTCATGAAGAACGTCGCGCTGGCCGGCGCCGCGATGATCGCGGCGAGCCACCCGGAACCGTGGCCGGTGTCTCCCGCAGCGTGA
- a CDS encoding EamA family transporter, giving the protein MPPANRSARVPAYLALLAAIAGIAWSAILVRWAGVPGAVSAFYRVLVAGVVLLPWRLMRGPTRPIASRAAVIAVFGGVFFALDIALWNTSVMHTGAAVASILGNNTPIFVGILTWLVLRRRPRAAFWIGLSLSVVGCLLIMVGPVHAGSAPITVFGNLMAIAASFFFAGYLVTTERVRREMDTLTFNALAIAGSILTMLIVCVAMRFPLTGYPPRAWLALVALGLVSQLASYYALVYALGHLPATLTSVGLLAQVPSTAFLAWLLLGEPLTPLQLAGGAVVLAGIVVVNRGR; this is encoded by the coding sequence GTGCCGCCTGCGAACCGTTCAGCTCGGGTACCCGCCTACCTCGCGCTGCTGGCGGCGATCGCCGGCATCGCCTGGTCGGCGATCCTCGTCCGCTGGGCGGGTGTGCCGGGCGCGGTCTCCGCGTTCTACCGCGTACTGGTGGCGGGCGTCGTGCTGCTGCCGTGGAGGCTGATGCGTGGCCCCACCCGGCCGATCGCCTCCCGCGCCGCGGTCATCGCGGTGTTCGGGGGCGTGTTCTTCGCGCTCGACATCGCGCTGTGGAATACCTCGGTCATGCACACCGGCGCCGCGGTCGCGTCGATCCTCGGCAACAACACGCCGATCTTCGTCGGCATCCTCACCTGGCTGGTGCTGCGCCGGCGTCCGCGCGCCGCGTTCTGGATCGGGCTGTCGCTCTCGGTCGTCGGCTGCCTGTTGATCATGGTCGGCCCCGTGCACGCCGGCTCGGCGCCGATCACGGTGTTCGGCAACCTCATGGCGATCGCCGCCAGCTTCTTTTTCGCCGGCTACCTGGTGACGACCGAGCGGGTCCGCCGCGAGATGGACACGCTGACCTTCAACGCGCTGGCGATTGCCGGCAGCATCCTGACCATGCTGATCGTGTGCGTCGCGATGCGCTTCCCGCTGACCGGCTATCCGCCGCGCGCCTGGCTGGCGCTCGTCGCGCTCGGCCTCGTCTCGCAGCTCGCGTCGTACTACGCGCTCGTCTACGCACTCGGCCACCTGCCGGCGACGCTGACGTCGGTGGGACTGCTGGCGCAGGTCCCGTCGACCGCGTTCCTCGCCTGGCTCCTGCTCGGCGAGCCGCTGACGCCACTGCAGCTCGCCGGCGGCGCGGTCGTACTGGCTGGTATCGTCGTGGTCAATCGCGGCCGGTGA